Proteins found in one Elusimicrobiota bacterium genomic segment:
- a CDS encoding cell division protein FtsQ, whose amino-acid sequence MNNFPARRRYRVVARPKDKARRVRAAAAFFAVAALGGVAFVTVRKLAADLRLPSAAAAAVDDAALVEGPEPLRSLAQAAADAQPGTAGDKAEALKAKFPSVSDVRVRRGWTEKTATLTLVVRRAVAAATRRGKPAGYLADDGTVFAAPEGAFMLTGPSVEVAGASAGELSALAREWPVLAASGSFPAALTGMAYSSPEDGWEATLADGTKVLWGRLEWTREKLSRLSEAVADARSKEPGAFSADLRWFEDGKVLLKPAAAQMGNLR is encoded by the coding sequence GTGAATAACTTCCCGGCCCGCCGCCGCTACCGCGTCGTCGCCCGGCCGAAGGACAAAGCCCGCCGCGTCCGCGCCGCCGCCGCGTTCTTCGCCGTCGCGGCCCTCGGCGGCGTCGCCTTCGTCACGGTCCGCAAGCTCGCGGCCGACCTCCGCCTTCCGTCCGCCGCCGCCGCGGCCGTCGACGACGCCGCGCTCGTCGAGGGCCCCGAGCCTCTGCGCTCGCTGGCGCAGGCCGCGGCCGACGCGCAGCCCGGCACCGCCGGCGACAAGGCCGAGGCGCTCAAGGCGAAGTTCCCGTCGGTCTCGGACGTCCGCGTCCGCCGCGGCTGGACGGAGAAGACCGCGACCTTGACGCTCGTCGTCCGCCGCGCGGTCGCCGCCGCCACGCGCCGCGGCAAGCCCGCCGGCTACCTGGCCGACGACGGCACGGTGTTCGCCGCGCCCGAGGGCGCCTTCATGCTGACGGGCCCCTCGGTCGAGGTCGCGGGCGCCTCCGCCGGCGAGCTGTCGGCGCTCGCCCGCGAATGGCCGGTCCTCGCCGCCTCGGGCTCCTTCCCGGCGGCGCTGACCGGGATGGCCTACAGCTCGCCCGAGGACGGCTGGGAGGCGACCTTGGCCGACGGGACGAAGGTCCTGTGGGGACGCCTCGAGTGGACGCGCGAGAAGCTCTCGCGCCTGTCCGAGGCCGTCGCCGACGCGCGTTCGAAGGAGCCCGGCGCTTTTTCCGCGGACCTGCGCTGGTTCGAGGACGGGAAGGTCCTTCTCAAGCCGGCCGCGGCGCAGATGGGGAATCTGAGATGA